In Chitinophaga sp. HK235, a single window of DNA contains:
- a CDS encoding RNA polymerase sigma factor: protein MNRYENDMILWQKLKEHDPDAFGYIYTTYRKWLTVVAYGIIQHETEAQDLVQKFYIDFWQMDWSKAAPLDGPIRNFLFISIRNRSLNYIRSIESMRKRVARLQLPPDYEPPANILENKELQQHLSDAMAQLPAVRARVFKLGYLYQYTRQQIADYLGISEATVKTHMALALKDLRNLLKNKVY, encoded by the coding sequence ATGAACAGATATGAGAATGATATGATATTATGGCAAAAGCTGAAGGAACACGATCCGGATGCATTTGGCTATATTTATACAACCTACCGCAAATGGCTGACTGTTGTCGCTTATGGTATCATTCAGCATGAAACAGAAGCGCAGGATCTGGTGCAGAAGTTTTATATAGACTTCTGGCAGATGGATTGGAGCAAAGCTGCTCCCCTGGACGGTCCTATCAGAAATTTTCTTTTTATCAGTATCCGTAACCGCAGCCTCAATTATATCCGGTCAATCGAAAGCATGCGTAAGAGAGTCGCCCGTTTACAGTTGCCGCCCGATTATGAACCACCTGCCAATATTCTGGAGAATAAAGAATTACAGCAACACCTGTCTGATGCAATGGCACAACTACCGGCTGTCAGGGCAAGGGTGTTCAAACTGGGCTACCTGTACCAGTATACCCGCCAGCAAATAGCCGACTATCTGGGCATCAGCGAAGCCACCGTGAAAACACACATGGCACTTGCCCTGAAAGATCTGCGGAACCTGCTGAAAAATAAAGTTTATTGA